The following coding sequences lie in one Apium graveolens cultivar Ventura chromosome 3, ASM990537v1, whole genome shotgun sequence genomic window:
- the LOC141713862 gene encoding uncharacterized protein LOC141713862, with product MARDCKEPVQQENVLRITGPPPAAPQVQPRARTFNMTMKDAVQDSYVIAGTLIVNSLDAKVLADSEPTKSFISKNFVDKLNYATQPLEPNLVIEVANQDKVFVDRICPSCDIEIGGRHFFVNLIPFKLGEFDIILGMDWLADHDAQIECKSKKVRLKSKDDKEVSFGEETRELVSDDDSSKTIIKTRMRGLFSTCSGF from the coding sequence ATGGCTAGAGATTGTAAGGAACCTGTTCAACAAGAAAATGTTCTCAGGATAACTGGACCACCACCAGCAGCACCTCAAGTGCAACCAAGGGCTCGAACTTTTAACATGAcgatgaaggatgctgttcaggACTCATATGTGATCGCAGGTACGCTTATCGTGAACTCTTTAGATGCAAAAGTATTAGCGGATTCAGAACctaccaagtcttttatatccaAGAATTTTGTTGATAAATTGAATTATGCTACTCAACCTTTAGAGCCCAACTTGGTTATAGAAGTGGCTAATCAAGATAAAGTCTTTGTCGATAGAATTTGTCCTAGTTGCGACATAGAGATAGGAGGTCGTCATTTCTTCGTGAACTTGATACCTTTCAAactaggagaatttgacatcatcctaggaatggattggctagcaGACCATGATGCTCAGATTGAGTGTAAAAGCAAGAAAGTGAGGTTGAAGTCCAAGGACGATAAGGAAGTCTCTTTTGGGGAGGAAACAAGAGAATTAGTTTCTGACGATGATTCAAGCAAAACGATTATTAAGACAAGGATGCGAGGCCTATTTAGCACATGTAGTGGATTTTAG
- the LOC141713864 gene encoding putative mitochondrial protein AtMg00860, with the protein MNWERPRTPTEVRSFLGLAGYYRRFVQDFSKIAVPLTTLTRKNEKFIWTGKCEKSFQELKKRLVSAPVLALPDEGGDFVIYSDASHKGLGCVLMKHRKVIAYASRQLKPHEQKYPTHDLELAAIEFALKI; encoded by the coding sequence atgaattgggaaaggcctaGGACGCCAACAGAAGTTAGAAGTTTTTTGGGACTAGCTGGCTACTATCGAAGATTTGTACAAGACTTTTCAAAGATAGCGGTTCCGTTGACAACGTTGACCAGAAAGAACGAAAAATTCATATGGACAGGCAAGTGTGAAAAGagtttccaagaactgaagaaaaggTTAGTTTCAGCACCCGTGTTAGCTCTACCGGATGAAGGAGGtgattttgtgatctacagtgatgcgtctcacaaaggactaggatgtgtgtTAATGAAACATAGAAAAGTGATTGCTTATGCTTCTCGGCAATtgaagcctcacgagcagaaatatccaactcATGACCTGGAGTTAGCAGCAATCGaatttgcacttaagatttga